From one Gimesia sp. genomic stretch:
- a CDS encoding carboxypeptidase regulatory-like domain-containing protein, with amino-acid sequence MHSSLNSLKFILISSLLLCFSGCSAGSGEAVPELADVNGVVTMDGAPLVSAKVIFEPQETTGNARRRASSATTQEDGSYSLEYNEDASGASLGKHRVMIIKLTDNPEDAGKQLVPTKYNDKSELTADVKADGNIINFDLKSK; translated from the coding sequence ATGCACTCTTCTTTGAATTCGCTCAAATTCATTCTCATCAGTTCATTGCTCCTTTGTTTTTCTGGCTGTTCCGCTGGCAGTGGTGAAGCAGTTCCTGAATTGGCAGATGTAAATGGTGTGGTGACTATGGATGGTGCTCCACTGGTTAGTGCGAAGGTTATTTTTGAACCTCAGGAGACGACTGGAAACGCCAGGCGACGAGCTTCGAGTGCCACGACTCAGGAGGATGGTTCATACAGTCTGGAATACAATGAAGACGCCTCTGGCGCTTCCCTGGGTAAACACAGAGTTATGATCATTAAACTCACTGATAATCCGGAAGACGCAGGCAAACAACTGGTTCCCACGAAATACAACGACAAATCTGAACTTACGGCAGACGTAAAAGCAGATGGGAACATAATTAATTTCGATCTCAAATCAAAGTAG
- a CDS encoding PEP/pyruvate-binding domain-containing protein: protein MPQLIYRLSEINATHVAEAGGKGASLGELIQAKAPVPPGFVVSSCAFREYFFQGEPKRAVIDVIQRLNANQLPLPLARAEIQSCLEEVCFPEPLEVAVRQATDEMQLKRVSVRSSATCEDSATSAWAGQLETWLDVSPDEITKRIRDCWLSLFSESALAYGATHGYASGEIAVAVVVQQMVASEISGIGFSVHPVTQEPDIQLIEACLGLGEAIVSGRIVPDQFIVERESFQILESLIGEQKEALWLGDGNTKPVWQELDGRGSQPKISTSQVTEYAGILARLHDHYGHPIDTEWAIENGNFQILQARPITTLAAEYDQSLFDQSLEWHFCVRRPFFLLAASILPYWMDARHADHTLGTHLNEALLIQDETGMMNLFSSQKSADEFLERIGYLFQNDRDEIIRILRYGLGIYAQGSAVIEQGVSGFANLAELEDFFADVAQHTTVFPAWLLTYIELHQIDDSEVRSLAEQIRSHSLYPVIERKLLQPLAKQTAERLWFSQPDRACDLVLWSELKQGLVTRELLETRLQSVDSGERYIFQLLDGQESFHLVSQTGYLLTRLAKQRQNLPVGNSNELTGQTAWPGIFRGRARVVLSLDSQGFTVQADEVLVSIQSNPALLPLMKTCGAIVTDDGGIACHAAILARELKKPTLIGTGRATKTIHDGDLIEVDTYAQVVRILESTQ from the coding sequence ATGCCACAGCTGATCTATCGACTATCCGAAATCAATGCGACCCATGTGGCGGAAGCCGGAGGCAAAGGGGCATCCCTGGGAGAACTGATTCAGGCTAAGGCCCCGGTTCCTCCGGGCTTTGTGGTCTCCAGTTGTGCATTTCGAGAATATTTTTTTCAGGGGGAGCCCAAACGTGCTGTGATTGATGTCATCCAGAGACTAAATGCGAATCAACTGCCCCTGCCCCTGGCGCGCGCCGAAATTCAGAGCTGTCTCGAGGAAGTCTGTTTTCCCGAACCACTCGAAGTGGCTGTCAGGCAGGCAACTGATGAAATGCAGCTAAAACGTGTTTCCGTACGCTCCAGCGCCACCTGCGAGGACAGCGCTACAAGTGCCTGGGCCGGCCAACTGGAAACCTGGCTGGATGTGTCCCCAGACGAAATTACGAAACGGATTCGGGACTGCTGGCTCTCTCTCTTCAGCGAATCTGCTCTTGCCTATGGAGCGACTCACGGTTATGCCTCAGGGGAGATCGCGGTGGCGGTTGTCGTACAGCAGATGGTGGCCAGCGAAATTTCGGGCATTGGTTTTTCTGTCCACCCGGTAACTCAGGAACCGGATATCCAATTAATCGAGGCCTGTCTGGGATTGGGGGAGGCGATTGTTTCAGGACGGATTGTTCCAGATCAATTCATCGTAGAGCGTGAGTCTTTTCAGATACTGGAGTCGCTGATTGGTGAGCAGAAGGAGGCCCTCTGGCTGGGGGATGGAAATACGAAGCCCGTCTGGCAGGAACTGGATGGTCGAGGCAGCCAGCCTAAAATCAGTACCTCACAGGTTACGGAATATGCCGGGATCCTGGCACGGCTGCATGATCATTACGGACATCCCATCGACACGGAATGGGCCATTGAGAATGGGAACTTCCAGATCCTTCAGGCACGTCCCATCACCACGCTGGCTGCTGAGTATGATCAAAGTCTGTTTGATCAAAGTCTGGAATGGCATTTTTGTGTAAGACGCCCGTTTTTCCTGCTGGCTGCTTCGATTCTCCCCTACTGGATGGATGCCCGGCATGCGGATCATACGTTGGGGACGCATCTCAATGAAGCACTGCTGATACAAGACGAAACGGGTATGATGAATCTGTTTAGTTCTCAAAAATCGGCTGATGAGTTCCTCGAACGAATTGGATATCTATTCCAAAATGATCGAGACGAAATCATTCGTATCCTGCGTTACGGACTGGGAATATATGCACAGGGCTCGGCCGTGATTGAACAGGGAGTGAGTGGGTTCGCCAATCTGGCAGAACTGGAAGATTTTTTCGCCGATGTTGCCCAGCATACAACTGTTTTTCCAGCCTGGTTACTGACATATATTGAGTTACATCAGATTGATGATTCTGAAGTCCGTTCTCTGGCGGAGCAGATTCGTTCTCATTCTCTCTATCCGGTGATTGAAAGAAAACTGCTACAACCGCTGGCGAAACAGACCGCTGAAAGGCTGTGGTTTTCACAGCCAGATCGCGCCTGTGATCTGGTGTTATGGAGCGAACTGAAACAGGGGCTCGTTACCAGGGAACTGCTGGAAACGCGCCTGCAGTCGGTCGATTCCGGAGAACGCTACATCTTTCAGTTGCTTGATGGACAGGAGAGCTTTCATCTGGTTTCCCAGACTGGTTATCTGTTGACTCGTCTCGCGAAACAGCGACAGAATCTGCCTGTGGGAAATTCTAATGAGTTGACCGGGCAGACCGCCTGGCCGGGAATCTTTCGCGGTCGGGCTCGGGTGGTTCTGAGTCTGGATTCTCAAGGTTTTACGGTTCAGGCTGATGAAGTGCTGGTTTCGATCCAGTCCAACCCTGCCCTGCTTCCGCTCATGAAAACCTGCGGCGCCATTGTCACCGATGATGGCGGCATCGCCTGTCATGCAGCGATTCTGGCACGCGAACTCAAAAAGCCGACGCTCATCGGCACAGGCAGAGCCACGAAAACGATCCATGATGGCGATTTGATCGAAGTCGACACCTATGCGCAAGTAGTGCGAATTCTGGAGTCGACGCAATAA
- a CDS encoding sulfatase produces MRLISTLCLLALMGTTSLSAADSAPADLKLEKIKGAKPRNVVFILADDHRYDVMGFAGHPWVETPAMDAMAKQGVYFKNAVVTTSLCSPSRASILTGQYMHNHGVVDNNVLTPPGTKFFPQYLQAAGYQTGFFGKWHMGGHSDDPRPGFDRWVSFRGQGHYYPPEHLKKWSLNVDGKRVPQKGYITDELTDYAIDWLNESVKTQDKPFFMYLSHKGVHGMFHPAERHAGRYKDKSMPIPKTMANTSENYFNKPMWLKNQRNSWHGVDFAYHQDTDIEEHYRLYCEALLSVDESIARVRKWLKDNGYGENTLVMYMGDNGFQWGEHGLIDKRTAYEASMRVPLVGVCPGLWKPGTVVDEVVANIDIGPTCLAAAGLKTPPQMDGQSFLELAAGKLPAADWRKNILYEYYWEFNFPQTPTTFALRTPRYKFIQYHGIWDIDELYDMEKDPLEQHNLIFDPEYQKQIRKMRADLHAILEKSEANRVPFSHKRSMGANLRLESGSKPADFNDKLLREKNSKE; encoded by the coding sequence ATGCGATTGATTTCGACGCTCTGTCTCCTGGCCCTGATGGGGACCACTTCTCTGTCCGCCGCTGATTCCGCTCCTGCAGATCTCAAACTGGAAAAAATCAAAGGTGCCAAACCGCGTAATGTGGTCTTTATTCTCGCGGACGATCATCGTTATGACGTGATGGGTTTTGCCGGTCATCCCTGGGTAGAGACTCCTGCAATGGATGCGATGGCCAAACAGGGGGTTTACTTCAAGAATGCAGTCGTTACCACCTCGCTCTGCTCTCCCAGTCGGGCTTCGATCCTGACCGGACAGTATATGCACAATCATGGTGTGGTCGATAATAACGTACTGACCCCGCCTGGGACGAAATTCTTTCCTCAGTACCTGCAGGCCGCTGGTTACCAGACAGGATTCTTTGGAAAGTGGCACATGGGCGGTCACTCTGATGACCCACGGCCCGGTTTCGACAGATGGGTTTCCTTTCGCGGCCAGGGGCACTATTACCCGCCCGAGCATTTGAAGAAATGGTCATTGAATGTCGATGGAAAAAGAGTTCCGCAAAAAGGTTACATTACCGACGAACTGACGGACTATGCCATCGACTGGTTGAACGAAAGTGTCAAAACGCAGGATAAACCCTTCTTCATGTATCTCTCACACAAGGGAGTGCATGGGATGTTCCACCCTGCGGAACGTCATGCGGGACGTTACAAAGATAAATCGATGCCGATTCCTAAAACGATGGCCAATACCTCTGAGAATTACTTCAACAAGCCGATGTGGCTGAAGAATCAGCGAAACAGCTGGCACGGCGTTGATTTTGCCTATCACCAGGATACGGACATCGAAGAGCATTATCGTCTATACTGTGAAGCCCTGCTGAGCGTGGACGAATCGATTGCTCGCGTGCGGAAGTGGCTGAAAGATAATGGCTATGGTGAGAACACTCTGGTCATGTACATGGGGGATAACGGTTTTCAATGGGGCGAACATGGCCTGATTGATAAGCGGACCGCATATGAAGCCTCAATGCGGGTGCCTCTGGTTGGCGTCTGTCCCGGTCTCTGGAAACCAGGCACCGTGGTAGATGAAGTCGTCGCCAACATCGATATCGGTCCAACCTGTCTGGCGGCTGCCGGTTTGAAAACACCACCTCAGATGGATGGCCAAAGTTTCCTGGAGCTGGCGGCGGGGAAACTACCGGCTGCCGACTGGCGGAAGAATATTCTGTATGAATATTACTGGGAATTCAATTTCCCTCAGACGCCAACGACCTTTGCACTGCGGACACCACGTTATAAATTTATCCAATACCATGGTATCTGGGATATTGACGAACTTTACGACATGGAAAAGGATCCGCTGGAACAGCACAATCTGATTTTTGATCCTGAGTATCAGAAACAGATCCGGAAGATGCGAGCCGATCTGCATGCGATATTGGAGAAGTCAGAGGCGAACCGGGTTCCCTTCAGTCACAAACGGAGCATGGGAGCCAACCTGCGACTTGAGAGTGGATCAAAGCCGGCTGATTTCAACGATAAGCTGTTGAGAGAGAAGAACTCTAAAGAATAG
- a CDS encoding DUF1559 domain-containing protein — protein MRTRPHKRGFTLIELLVVIAIIAILIALLLPAVQQAREAARRSTCKNNLKQIGLALHNYHDTHRVLPPATINAGLSSCDAVHGSTGNLLNHTCYQMILPFIDQANIYNQYNWSLPSGRANHGSGCTGTVTTDQYSIVTSPVPVFLCPSDPGTQQNSTTSGPYYVSPGWRTSYGVVNYTTGGSGGSWRANNSTLKGAMGPNGAAQFRDFKDGTSNTMVMCETQLNKTSTSYGPYWNAATHTFFILPGVAGYTLNFDHTNGKQYAWGAGSHHVGGGHILMGDGAVRFLSENVDRVGVVQGLVSIGGGEVIPEF, from the coding sequence ATGCGCACGCGCCCTCACAAACGTGGTTTCACCCTCATTGAGCTGCTGGTCGTTATCGCCATCATTGCAATTCTAATTGCGCTCCTTCTTCCCGCAGTTCAACAGGCCCGTGAAGCAGCTCGCCGCAGTACTTGTAAGAACAATCTTAAGCAAATCGGGCTGGCACTTCACAATTACCATGACACACATCGAGTACTGCCACCGGCAACTATCAACGCGGGTTTATCGTCATGTGATGCAGTCCATGGCTCAACTGGGAATCTGTTAAACCACACCTGCTACCAGATGATCCTGCCCTTTATTGATCAGGCAAATATCTATAATCAATACAACTGGAGCCTGCCCAGCGGCCGTGCAAATCATGGCTCGGGATGCACAGGAACTGTAACGACAGATCAGTATTCTATTGTGACATCTCCCGTCCCTGTCTTTCTGTGTCCTTCAGATCCGGGAACTCAGCAAAATTCCACGACCTCTGGGCCTTACTACGTCAGTCCTGGTTGGCGAACCAGTTACGGAGTAGTAAACTACACCACTGGAGGAAGTGGTGGCAGTTGGAGAGCAAATAACAGCACACTCAAAGGTGCCATGGGACCGAATGGTGCTGCTCAGTTCCGTGACTTTAAAGATGGTACCAGTAACACCATGGTTATGTGTGAGACCCAGTTGAACAAGACATCGACCAGTTACGGACCATACTGGAATGCCGCCACACATACCTTTTTCATCCTGCCAGGTGTCGCCGGTTATACCCTCAATTTTGACCACACGAATGGAAAACAATACGCTTGGGGAGCTGGTAGCCACCATGTCGGCGGAGGTCACATCCTGATGGGTGATGGTGCCGTTCGATTCCTGAGCGAAAATGTGGACCGCGTAGGAGTAGTTCAGGGTCTGGTCTCCATCGGTGGTGGCGAAGTCATTCCGGAATTCTAA
- a CDS encoding CoA-binding protein gives MSKPTVAIIGASTDRQKYGNKSVRAHLSQGYEVYPIHPSANEIEGLTAYPSLQDVPAENLDRISVYVPPSVGIQLLEEIQQRGAKEVWFNPGSESPDLLERVRELGLNVIQACSIIAIGESPADHAD, from the coding sequence ATGAGTAAACCGACAGTTGCAATCATTGGTGCCAGCACAGACCGCCAGAAATATGGAAACAAATCGGTCCGCGCACATTTGAGCCAGGGATACGAAGTTTATCCTATCCATCCCAGTGCAAATGAAATAGAAGGTTTGACCGCCTATCCCAGCCTGCAGGATGTACCTGCGGAGAATCTGGACCGAATCAGTGTCTATGTGCCACCTTCCGTTGGAATCCAGCTGCTGGAAGAAATCCAACAGAGAGGAGCTAAAGAGGTCTGGTTTAATCCGGGAAGCGAAAGCCCTGATCTGCTGGAGCGGGTACGGGAACTTGGATTGAATGTGATTCAGGCATGTAGCATCATCGCCATCGGTGAGTCCCCTGCGGATCATGCTGACTAA
- a CDS encoding acyltransferase: protein MDLLPLDHPRLKKNNFDLLRLMLALTVCLVHAAELSGFSALAVLPEYLSSRIAVQAFFVVSGFLIVMSYERSSSLSSYASKRIRRIYPAYVTVILLAALSLVLVSRVPLTEYFSFTWVKYLLANLTFLNFLQSTLPGVFEANRMPAVNGALWTLKVEVMFYFSVPVLVYCLRRVPRLPLLILVYGLSIGYAEMLLGASIRTENPFYEQLARQLPGQLCFFIAGAALFYYLPFFERHIRLFVTLATVVLLTHHWTPLPWLQPAALAVLVLFFGLFLYAGNFGKYGDFSYGVYILHFPLIQMLLNAGWSEEHAWSFLGTAVCLTLLGAILLWNLVEKRFLLRSSYYISSEKSERKTAHVKQPVRI from the coding sequence ATGGATTTACTGCCACTCGATCACCCCCGCCTCAAGAAGAATAACTTCGATCTGCTCAGATTAATGTTGGCACTGACAGTCTGCCTGGTGCATGCAGCGGAACTTTCCGGATTTAGCGCGTTAGCTGTGCTGCCTGAATATCTCTCATCGCGGATTGCAGTGCAGGCATTCTTCGTCGTTAGCGGGTTTCTAATCGTGATGAGTTACGAACGTTCCTCTTCGCTTTCCTCGTATGCCAGCAAACGGATCAGACGGATTTATCCAGCGTACGTTACCGTCATTTTACTGGCAGCCCTTAGCCTGGTTCTGGTAAGCCGAGTACCTCTTACTGAGTACTTTTCTTTTACCTGGGTAAAATATCTGCTGGCTAATTTGACGTTTCTGAATTTTCTGCAGTCCACTCTACCGGGAGTCTTTGAAGCGAATCGGATGCCGGCGGTGAATGGCGCGCTCTGGACACTGAAAGTGGAAGTGATGTTCTATTTTTCCGTTCCAGTGCTGGTATATTGCCTGCGGCGAGTCCCCCGCTTACCACTGCTGATTCTCGTCTATGGCTTGTCGATCGGATATGCCGAAATGTTATTAGGTGCTTCAATCCGGACAGAGAATCCGTTTTACGAACAGCTGGCACGCCAACTACCTGGGCAGCTCTGTTTCTTCATCGCAGGAGCAGCACTGTTTTATTACCTGCCTTTTTTCGAACGTCATATCAGGTTATTTGTCACGCTGGCGACCGTCGTGTTGCTGACGCATCACTGGACTCCCCTGCCCTGGCTGCAACCTGCTGCGCTAGCAGTGCTTGTCCTGTTTTTCGGTCTGTTTTTGTATGCAGGCAACTTTGGAAAGTATGGAGATTTCTCCTACGGGGTTTATATCCTGCACTTCCCTCTAATCCAGATGCTTTTGAATGCCGGTTGGTCTGAAGAGCATGCCTGGTCTTTCCTGGGGACAGCAGTCTGCCTGACGCTGCTCGGGGCAATCCTGTTGTGGAATCTAGTCGAAAAGCGGTTTCTGCTGCGGAGCAGCTACTACATCAGTTCAGAGAAATCTGAACGAAAAACTGCTCATGTCAAACAGCCAGTCCGGATCTGA
- a CDS encoding DUF6807 family protein produces MKQITSQLVCCLFLIIFTQLNISAAEKKGFTWKDHPDQKVADLYYNGQPVLQYVYPFDKSTPETFHDTYKVFHHVYGPQSGAVITKGPGGKYTHHRGLYVGWNKTSFDGKTLDFWHCKNGAHLRHDKFISMQGGPDAGTMTAEIHWEDGDGKPVIIETRKVTVTPIKVSSSEAPAWQIDWQTILQSKRGEITLDGDRQHAGFQYRAAQPVAESNNATYVRPEGSPQQPAPYQVSDRTDPDKHVNLGWLAMSYDIDGKHYNVEYMEDPNVPKPSRYSERPYGRFGAFFDTKIDERHPLKMNYRLIVSEGKTPSQSEVQKRYDQFVSSLKKQDS; encoded by the coding sequence ATGAAACAAATTACCTCTCAACTTGTCTGCTGTCTGTTTCTGATCATTTTCACTCAGTTGAATATTTCTGCCGCTGAGAAGAAAGGTTTCACCTGGAAAGATCACCCGGATCAGAAAGTAGCGGACCTGTACTATAACGGACAACCAGTGCTGCAGTATGTCTACCCTTTTGATAAATCTACCCCGGAAACATTTCACGACACTTATAAAGTCTTTCACCATGTTTACGGTCCCCAAAGTGGAGCGGTGATTACCAAGGGCCCCGGTGGGAAGTACACACATCATCGTGGATTATATGTCGGCTGGAATAAAACCAGCTTTGATGGCAAAACACTCGACTTCTGGCACTGTAAAAACGGAGCCCATCTACGTCATGACAAGTTCATCTCGATGCAGGGCGGCCCCGATGCGGGGACAATGACTGCGGAGATCCACTGGGAGGATGGCGACGGGAAGCCCGTGATTATTGAAACACGCAAAGTAACGGTTACCCCGATCAAGGTTTCCAGCTCTGAAGCACCAGCCTGGCAGATCGACTGGCAAACTATCTTACAAAGTAAACGCGGCGAAATTACTCTCGACGGTGATCGTCAACATGCCGGTTTCCAGTACCGTGCCGCCCAGCCAGTAGCCGAGTCCAATAATGCGACCTATGTTCGCCCCGAGGGATCGCCTCAGCAACCGGCTCCCTACCAGGTCTCAGACCGAACCGATCCCGACAAGCATGTGAATCTGGGCTGGCTTGCCATGTCATATGATATTGACGGCAAGCATTACAATGTGGAGTACATGGAAGATCCGAATGTACCGAAACCATCGCGATATTCCGAGCGCCCCTATGGTCGCTTTGGTGCCTTTTTCGATACAAAAATTGATGAAAGACATCCGCTTAAGATGAACTATCGATTGATTGTGAGTGAAGGGAAGACTCCTTCCCAGTCCGAGGTTCAGAAACGTTACGACCAGTTTGTCTCCTCGTTGAAGAAACAGGACTCCTGA
- a CDS encoding Gfo/Idh/MocA family oxidoreductase, giving the protein MDQSPINRRDFLKTSGTTAVAASAIAGLATAPALGAGNSNEAIRIGFIGPGGRGFGAHVKKLVQLKKDGKNIELVAVADVYSEHRDRTANYIKKELGNDVAKYTDYRDMIEKEKLDAVAIGTPDHWHAKQTIDSMNAGLNVYCEKPMTKKVEEALAVVDAWKKTGKIMQVGVQSTSLPVWDDVRARLQDGQLGKVLQFQTEYFRNSSMGQWRYYALKKEMNPTNIDWKLWLGVDDGLAEYQPFDRAVYAQWRRFWPFGSGMYTDLFVHRTTSMLKATGLRYPGRVVGAGGLYLEYDGRDVPDVATVAADFNEGVQGLINATMCNQETRIKQIIRGHNGSFVFGNGEGFDGYDFIPERPQVTRDSSLKQQRIDVAQIKDTTYAHFKNWIEAMEANDQSKCNNPPDLGAAAIAVVNLGSNSYRNGKVYHFDGETGQISDGDGSWAKKWEAMSEARQKPKHIPGWKAGDKGSVLEEPSYMALAGPWIDGKPPKNNPNNNAG; this is encoded by the coding sequence ATGGATCAAAGCCCCATCAATCGTAGAGATTTCCTGAAAACCTCAGGAACCACCGCCGTCGCCGCCAGTGCGATTGCCGGACTGGCCACAGCCCCCGCCCTGGGAGCTGGAAACAGTAACGAAGCTATTCGCATCGGATTTATCGGCCCCGGTGGACGCGGTTTTGGTGCTCACGTCAAGAAACTCGTCCAGTTGAAAAAAGATGGAAAAAACATCGAGCTGGTTGCTGTCGCCGATGTCTATTCCGAACACCGTGACCGGACTGCCAACTACATCAAAAAAGAACTCGGCAACGATGTCGCGAAATACACTGACTACCGCGACATGATTGAGAAGGAAAAGCTGGATGCCGTCGCGATCGGAACTCCCGACCACTGGCATGCCAAGCAGACCATCGATTCCATGAATGCCGGCTTGAACGTTTACTGCGAAAAGCCGATGACGAAAAAGGTCGAAGAAGCCCTGGCAGTCGTTGATGCCTGGAAAAAAACCGGCAAAATCATGCAGGTTGGTGTGCAGTCTACCAGCCTCCCCGTCTGGGATGATGTTCGGGCTCGTCTGCAGGATGGCCAGTTAGGTAAGGTGCTCCAGTTCCAGACAGAATATTTCCGGAACTCTTCCATGGGACAGTGGCGTTACTACGCACTGAAAAAAGAAATGAACCCCACCAACATCGACTGGAAACTCTGGTTGGGTGTTGATGACGGTCTGGCCGAGTATCAGCCGTTCGACCGCGCTGTCTATGCACAGTGGCGTCGCTTCTGGCCATTTGGTTCCGGGATGTACACCGACCTCTTCGTTCATCGAACCACTTCCATGCTGAAAGCTACCGGACTCCGGTACCCCGGACGCGTCGTTGGTGCAGGGGGGCTGTATCTGGAATACGATGGTCGTGACGTACCCGATGTCGCTACTGTTGCTGCCGACTTTAATGAAGGTGTGCAGGGATTGATCAACGCCACCATGTGTAACCAGGAAACCCGGATCAAACAGATCATCCGCGGACATAATGGTTCCTTCGTATTTGGCAACGGAGAAGGTTTTGATGGGTACGACTTCATCCCTGAACGACCTCAGGTCACCCGAGACAGCTCGCTGAAGCAGCAGCGGATTGACGTTGCTCAGATCAAAGACACGACCTACGCTCACTTCAAAAACTGGATTGAAGCGATGGAAGCCAATGATCAGAGCAAGTGTAACAACCCACCTGATCTGGGTGCAGCTGCGATCGCCGTAGTGAACCTGGGCTCCAACAGCTACCGAAACGGTAAGGTTTACCACTTCGATGGCGAGACAGGTCAGATTTCAGATGGAGACGGCAGTTGGGCCAAGAAATGGGAAGCCATGTCCGAAGCGCGGCAGAAACCCAAGCACATCCCCGGCTGGAAAGCAGGAGATAAGGGTAGCGTTCTGGAAGAGCCCAGCTACATGGCCTTGGCAGGCCCCTGGATCGACGGAAAGCCCCCGAAGAACAATCCCAATAATAATGCCGGTTAA
- a CDS encoding UvrB/UvrC motif-containing protein, whose product MKKCKVCNKPAVYHLTEIQNGEAQALHFCEEHFQEYISGQTSQDEWEPQDDATLIELSSQELQLDEEMECPNCGITFQEFRSEGRLGCPHDYIAFREPLIQLLENIHGECVHIGKFPKRAPTSSQQQYNLIKLRRELTAAIAEENYEAAASLRDEISKLEQEEQEQSESDTSAE is encoded by the coding sequence ATGAAAAAATGTAAAGTCTGTAACAAGCCGGCTGTCTATCACCTGACTGAGATTCAGAATGGTGAGGCACAGGCGCTGCATTTCTGTGAAGAACATTTTCAGGAATATATCAGTGGGCAGACATCGCAGGACGAATGGGAACCTCAGGATGATGCGACTCTGATTGAACTGAGTTCTCAGGAACTGCAGTTAGATGAAGAGATGGAATGTCCCAATTGCGGAATCACATTTCAGGAATTTCGCAGTGAAGGACGACTCGGCTGCCCGCATGACTACATCGCCTTTCGAGAACCATTGATTCAATTACTAGAAAACATCCACGGAGAGTGCGTGCACATTGGTAAATTCCCAAAGCGAGCACCTACTTCCAGTCAGCAGCAGTACAATTTAATCAAACTCCGGCGTGAGTTGACAGCGGCGATTGCAGAAGAAAATTACGAAGCGGCCGCCTCGCTACGAGACGAAATTTCCAAGCTGGAGCAGGAAGAACAGGAACAGTCGGAATCGGACACCTCTGCCGAGTAA